From the Halobacterium zhouii genome, the window AAGCGGGGGGTGATTGCCGCCTCTCCGTCGCGGCGAGTCAGAACGACCTTCGTGGAGTTAGAACGTCTCCTCGTGGAGCACTTCGTCGACGTCGCGCCGCGGGAGGCGCTCGGGTTCCTCGCCGCCGCTCGGGCCGATGGCGACCAGCACGACCGGCACCGTGTCCTCGGGCATGTCGACGAACTCCGCGGCGGCCTCGTAGTCGAAGCCGCTCATCGGGGTGGCGGTGAGGCCCCTGGCGTGCGCGGACAGCAGGAGGTTCTGAACGGCGAGACTGGCGTTCCGCATGGCGTAATCCCGGCCTGCGCGCTCGGACTCGTAGCCGGCGACGGTCTGCTCTTTGACCTGCTCGCCAGTTTCGGCGTCGAAGCGATCGGCCTCGACCCACTCCTCGAAGACGCGGTCGGCGGTCTTCGGGTCGGTGTGGCCACCGACGAGGATTGCGGTGCCGGCGTCGAGGATGTGCTCCTGGCCGTACGCGATGTCGACGAGCTCCTCGAGACGCTCGTCGTCGCTGATGGCGACGAACTCCCAGGGCTGAAGGTTGTACGAGGACGGTGCGAACGCGGCGTCGCGAACGACTGCCTCTAGCGTCTCGGTGTCGAGATCGGTGTCCGGGTCGAAGTTGTGACCCGAACGCCGCGTCCGGAGCGCCTCGATGGCCGCGGGAAACTCGACGTCCGATTCGGATTTTGGCTGTTGGCCTGCCTCTGACATCCCGAGTGTGTACGGCTTCCGGAAGGACTATCCTGGCGCTCTCAGCCATATCCGCCGATTGGACTATGTCCCCACGACCCACCCGCGACCGATTCGGCCAGCGAACTTGGCGTTCCTGTCTCGGACAGCCGACGGTCCGGAACCGGACAGCGAGCGGGGATTCCGCGAGTTATATGTGCCCGCACCACACACCACTCGGTGACCAGATGACGACGGACGAGACGGGCAGTGAGACCCGGACGACGAGAGATGCAACCGGGCTCATCGACGACGCCGCGGACGCACTTGACGTCCCGGATGCGACGGCGGAAACGGCGACGACGGTGTTCCGACGCCACTGCGACGAGCGCGACGCGAACCCGAACTCCGTCCACACGACGGCAGCGGCGTGTCTCTACGTCGCGTGCAAGGTCGAACGCGTTCCCCGCACGGTCGAGGAGGTCGTGGACGCGGCCGACGCCGACCGAACCCTGCTACTGCGGCGCGCGAAGGACGTGACCAGCGAACTCGGCATCGACCTCTCGGGGTTCGCGGACGCGTCCCGGTACGTCGAACGGTACGCCACCGAACTCGACCTGCCGGATGGCGTCGCCGAACGGGCGAACGACATCGTGGCGTGCTGTGAGGACGCGGGCATCGCCGGCGGGAAGTCCCCGAGCGGGTGGGCGGCCGCCGCGGTGTACAACGCGAGCGTGGAGGCCGACCTGGGCGTCCGCCAGGACACGCTGACGGGACTCGCGGACGTCACCCACGTCACCATCCGGAACCGCTATCAGGAACAACGCGAGGTGCTCCGCGCGCAGAATCCGCCGCCCGAGACCGCTGTCGAGGCCGTCGACTGGTACTGCGAGTACCTGCCCGTCTCCGGGTACGTCGCGGACGCGGCGCGTAACCTTCTGAAGGACGCTGACGACGTCGACGTGGACGCTGCGCCAGCGGCGTGGGCGGCGGCAGCACTCAGGCGAGCAGGTGAGCGCGCGGGGTCGTCCATCGGGATGAAGGCGCTGAAGACCCCGGCGGGGTGTCCAGCCGCGGCCGTCCACGAGCGCGAGCGCGAACTCCGGTAGGAATCCGTGGCGAGTGGGAAAGAGCGCCGGTGACGAGCGCCAGAAGGAGGAAAGCGAGGAGCGGGGCGTTGCGGTTACGAGCGCTCGTCGAGCACCGGGATGAACGCGCGCTGCTCGTCGAGGATCTCCGGGTCGAGGTCCGCGACGAGCGTGCGCTCCCCTCGGTTGAGTCGCGCGTGGACCGCACCGTCCGGGCGGACGACGGTCGACCGGCCGGCGTACTCGACCGTTCTGGCGTTCGGTAGCTCCCGGCGTCCCGTGCGTCCGCAGCCGACAACCCAGCGCACGCCGTCGAGCGCGCGGGCGCGCAAGAGCAGGTCCCAGTTCTGTCCGTACGCGCCCGGCCACGCGCCGGCGACGAACAGCGCGTCGACCCGCTTCCGGGCGAACGCAGCGCTCACTTCCACGAAGTTGAGGTCGTAGCAGGTGACGAGCCCCGTCGTCCCGACGGGGGTTTCGACCGTGATGGCGTCCTCGCCGGGTTCGAGAACGTCGCGTTCGTCGCTCCATCGGTGGCGCTTCCGGTAGAACGTTCTGTCGCCGTCCGGGGTGACGTACCCGAGCGTGTTGTAGTGGGCGTCTCCGTCGTCCTCGACGAACCCAGCGAGCACGTCGACGTCGTTCTCGTTGGCGAGAGCGGCGAGTCTGTCGAGTTCGTCGTCGTCTCTGTCGAGTGCTGCGTCGTGGACGCGCTCGTCGGGAACGAACCCCGTGAGCGCGTACTCCGGGAACACCGCGACGTCGACGCGGGCGTCGAGCGCGCGGAGTCTCTCACCCACCGCGGCGAGGTTGGCGGAAACGTCGAGGTCAGCGACGGCCATCTGGCAGGCGGCGACGGTGGGCGTGGGCACGCTCGCGGGTGGACTTCGCGGGCGCAAAAAGCCAGCGGAGAGCGTTCGCCCGCGAGTGCACGGGAACGGGCGGTGGAGAGACCACGCGCGCGCGCAGCCAGCGGGCTGAACGGTTCTGGGTAGGCAGTCGGGGGACGGTCAGACGACGAACAGCAGCGGCATCATGCCGACGACGCCGGCGGTCAGTCCGGCAGTGAGTTCCGGCGTGCCGTTGCTGGGGAGTGTGGCCCCGGCCTCGCGGGCCTCGGGGATGAACTCGTGGAACACCAGGAACACCATCGCGCCCGCGGCGAAGCCAAAGCCCAGCGGGAGGAACACGCGTGCGACTTCGACGAACGCGAACGCGATGACCGCGCCGATGGGCTGGGGGAGGCTCGTGAACACCGCGACGCCGACGAGTTTCCACCGGCGCATCCCCTGTTCGTGGAGCGGGATAGACACTGCGAGCCCTTCCGGGATGTTGTGGATGGAGATGGCGAGCGTGATGAACACGGCGAGCAGGGGGACGCTGAAGCCCAGAATCGGGATGCCGCCCTCGAGTCCGACGTCGGCGAAGGAGACGCCGACAGCAACGCCCTCGGGGAACGAGTGGACGGTAAGCACGCCCGCGATGAGGACGAGTTTCTCGAAGTCGCCTTCCGCGATGTCTCGGGGCGCGAAGTCGTACGCTTCGACGACGCGGTGGGCGACGACGACGAGCGCGACGCCCGCGAGTGCGCCCGCTCCCACTTCGACGGGTGTGCCGTAGGCGAGTCCTTCGCGGAGGAGGCCGAACCCGGACGCCGCGAGCATGATGCCGGAGGCCAGTCCCCAGAGGCCGACCCGCCACCGGTCGCTGACGTCCTCGACGAAGAAGAAGGGGAGCGCGCCGAGCCCCGTCGCGAGGTCGGTGAGCAGTCCGGCGACGAAGACGAAGCCGAGCGCAACGAGGAAGTCCATACCGGAACCACGAACGCCCGGAAGATAGTTTTTACGAACCGGGAAGAATAGTTTTGGCAAACCTAAACAGATGCGGCGTGAGGTGAAACCGCGTGGGTTGATGGACCACCGTCCGATTCACGATGCATGGACGAACAGGACCGCGTTTCGGCGTTTCTCGACGAACACAACCTCCACGCGCCGCCGGCACACCGCGTCCTCGACCTCGTCAGCGAGACCGGCGAGCTCGCGAAGGACGTGAACGTCGCGACCGACTACGGGGAGAATCCAGGTGAGGCGACCGTCCAGGAGGACGAACTCGGGGACGCCCTGTTCTGTCTGCTCGCGCTCGCGGACGAACTCGACATCGACGCCACGGGCGCACTGGACACCGCGCTCTCGAAGTACGACGACCGGATCGAGGAGACCGATGATGCCGGATCGAAGGACTGACGCGAGCGCTCACACCAGCGCCGACGGCTCCACCCACACGACGAACTGATCGTCCCGGCGGACGACACCCCGACTCGTCTCCGTCTCCGCCGCGTCGTCGACGTCCTCGGGCGTCACCGATTCGACCTCGTGGACGTCGTCGACGAGCAACCCCGTACTCTCCTCGCTGGACAACACTACGATGCGGTTGCCGTCCGTGCTGCCGTCCACGTCGAGTTCGACGCGCGGGTCGACCACCGTCGTCGTCTCGCCCCGGAGGTCGACGACGCCGACCACGTTCTCCTCGGCGTTCGGAATGGGCGTGACGTCCTCGGTCGCGTCGACGATTTCGTCCACGTGCGCGATGTCGATACAGTAGCGACCGTCCTCTAGCGAGAAAACAAGTACGTCTGTCCCATCGTCTGTCATACCGGCGACTCTGCGGGGGACGGAATTAAGCGTTTGGTCTATCCGAACCCCGACACTCTTTTTTCCCTCGGTTGATATCGTCAGTTCGATGGACCCGGTGGAAGTGTTGCGGGTGCTCGGCAACAAGTACAACGCCGAGATCCTGCAAGCGACGCACTCGCCGAAATCCGCCCAGGAGCTAAGCGAGGAACTCGACATTCCCATCGCCACCAGCTACCGCCGTATCGAGGAACTCAACGACCACGACCTCCTGAAGATGGAGGGGAAAGAGCTCTCCGACGAAGGGCGCCGGACGAAGGTCTACCGTCGGCAGATCGACGAACTCACCATCGAGTTCGGCGTCGAGGAGACGGCGGTCGAGACCACCGAACGGACGGAAGCCAAGAACGCGCTCGTCGACGTCTGGAGTGACCTCCGCACCGAAGGGTAGGCTTCGACTGGCACGTCCAACGGCATCGGGAAGCTGAATTCCTCGACCGGGGTGCGCGCACTCTGGCCAATTCTCCCCGCTAATAATCGCAGGCTTACATTTATACGGTCGCCCGCGAATCCACGCACGCCCGAGAAATGCGCTCTATCGAAGCACTCTACCTGGCGTTCAGCGCGACCCTCGCCGCGGCGGGACTGAGCATGGTGGCGTTCGCGACGCGCGCGTACGTGAACACGGGTCGCGACTCGATGAGACACCTCTCGGCCGGGTTCGGTCTCGTCGTCGCCGCCGCCATCGGCACCACTGTCGCCGCGTTTCTCACGGGTTTCCAGAACACGCGGACGCTACTCACCGTGAACTACTTCCTCACGACGACCGGCTACATCTTCGTGATGTACAGCATCGTCGTTGCCGAGTGACAGGCGCCTGCCTACGAGAAGCGGGATTTCACGCGGTCGAACAGTTTTACGCGGCGCTCCGACGCCGCCTCGTTCTCGTCGAGTCCCGCCTCCGAGATGAGGTCCTCCAGGGGAATCTCGTAGACCGGCCCGTCTTCGCCATGCGTCTGCGCGTGCTCCGGTTCGGAGGCGTCGTCCTCGGCCTCACCCGTCTCCGGGTCCACCCACTCGAACCCCGCAGAGTCGTCCGCCTCGTCCTCGGGTTCCGGCGGTTCGATGCCGATGCTGTCCGCGAACTTCGCGGCGAGTCGGTCGTAGGCGCGGGACGCCGGGCTGTCCGGTCGTAGACTCACGACCGGTGCTCCCTTCCGGGTCGCGAGTTTCACGGCGTCGTCGTCGGGCACGCTCGCGGTGACCGCGTTCGTCGTGCCGAGCGCCGCCGCGATGCCCTCCACGTCGTCGAACCCGCCGTCGCCCGTCTGCGTGAACACCGCGCCGACCACTGGCTTCTCGAGTTTGCCGACCAACCGGCCCGTCTTCGTCGCGTCGTTCAACGAGGAGAACTCCGCCGTCGTCACCAGCAACACGCCGTCGGCGACGGACATCGCCATCGCGATGTCGTAACTCAACCCTGCACCGGCGTCGAGCAACACCACGTCGCTCTCGTCCCGGAACCGCTCGACGACCCTGTGGAGGGACTTCGCGTCCGCCTCCGCGAACTGCTCCAGCGCCGTCGACCCGGGAACGAGCGTGACGCCGTGCGTCTCGTAGGCGGCGTCCATCGGCGACGCGTCGCCCGACAGCACGTCGTGTAGCGTCTCCTCGGGGTCGACGCCGAGCAGTCCAGAGAGGTTCGCCATTCCGAGGTCGACGTCCACGACTGTCACGTCGAACCCGTCCTCGGCGAGCGCGACGCCGAGGTTCGTCGTGGTCGTCGTCTTCCCGACGCCGCCCTTGCCGCTGGCGACGGCGAACACGTACCCGTCTCCGGACTCGTTCATCGTGACGTTGGTTGCGTGCTACGGTACATAAGTGTGGCTCCGTGGGTCACACGCTCAACAGCGTGCCGACGAGTTCCAGCGTCCCCGCGCCGATGAGCGCGGAGATCCACGTCAACAGGACGAAGTGGATGTACGCGTTGACCTGATGGCCGCCGTCCACGACGCGCACCGTCAGCGAGGACAGCACGGAGTTCACGAGCACCGTCAACACGAGCAGGTACTTGATGACCTGGATGTCGTAGACGTCGGTGTGGATGATGCTCCCGAAACTGAACGCCGAGTTCGAGAAGTCGAGGTTCAGCCCGGAGAGCACGGACACCACGCCAAGCCCGATGAAGAACGCGAACGTCGCCGCCGACGTGATGCCGTAGAGCACGCCGACCATCGTCGTCGCCGCCTGCGTCCGCTGCTCGCGCAACTGGAGCACCTCGTGCATGTTCCCCGAGATGAGATCCCCGAGGTGTTTCGGGTCGCCGCCCATCTGGCGGCCGACGAGGTACATCTCGCTGAACTTCTGGATCAGGTTCGAGTGGGCGTCTGCGGTGAAGTGGCGCCACGCCGCCGAGGCGTCCACGCGCAGGTTCAGGCGCTTGTAGAGGTCGTCGATGAGGCCGGTCAGCGCCCCGAAGTCCTTCTTCCGGAGCGTCGACAACACGCGATTCGTGGTCGTCTGGCGCGCGGTCTCGCTCGCCCCGAGCGCGCGGATGAAACTCGTGAACTCCTCGTCGCGTTCTTTCACCCGTGACTCCACGATGCGCGCGGCAACCCCCGGAATCAGGAGCGGCGTCGTCGGAATCGCGGCGTACAGCGGCAGCGGAATCGAGTTCGGGTCGACGCTCGTCCACTCCATGAGAACGGCGGCCTCCGCGACGACGAGGGCCACCGAGAGGGCGCCGCCGACGGCAGTCGCGATTCGAAGCCGCCACTCCGTGCTCGTCGTGCGGTCGGTCGGGAAGTACCACAGCGGGTCGGTCGGCGAGATGGTGTAGATGGCGTAGAGGAAGCCAAACTGGACGAACGAGTACATCACGACGACCGAGGAAACGGTCATCGTCGGGTTCGTCCCGGAGAGGATGGGGAGCACCGTCGCGAACACCAGCGCGAACGTCACGGACAGCACCATCGACAGGTAGAGGTCCTTCATGATCTGGAGGTTGTCCAGTTGCCCCTCGTAGACGGTGGCGTAGTTCCGGATGATGGCGTCCTGCTCGCTCGTCAGGTACGACTCCAGGCTCTGACCGGAGTTGATGGTGTACGCGAGTCGGTCCAGAAAGTCCGCGACGAGTTTGCTCGGCACCTTCTTCGCGCGCATCCGGCACGCGTCGTCGAGGCTCTGGTTCCATCCGTCGATGAGTTGCACGATTCGCCGAGCCTCCTCCGCGAGCGGGCCGTACTCCTCCTCCGCGCCGATGCGACGGAACACTTCCACGCGGTCGATGTTCGTCGTCGACAGCACGGTCATGTGCGTGACGAACAGGTGGAACTGCTCTTCCATGCGCTTCTTGCGCTGGTCCTGTTTGATCTTCGGGTAGAGCACAGCACTCACCAGACAGAGCAGGCCGAGCATCGGAACCGGCACCGCGACGAACAGGGGTAGGGTCACCAGGAGAACGGCGGCGACGGACGCGGCGAAGAACACCACCGACGGCACGACGATGAACGCGGTGTACTGCGACGCCGGCATCCGCATGCTGCGGTAGGACTCCGCGATCGACTCGACGGCGTCGCCGAGATTCAGTTTCTCGAGCGTTCCCTGTTCCTCGACGTCTTCCGTGGCCATGGAGCTAGAACCCGCGCGAGATGGTGAAGGGAAGCCCCTCCACGCCGTCGCGCTGGAAGGACTTGATGGTCTCGTTGAACTCGTGGTACCCGATCAGGTCCTCCTGGATGATGCGCTCCATGATGTCCGCGCGGAAGTCCAGTTCCTCGTATATCTCGCGGGTGTCGGCGTACCCGAGCAGGGTCGCGATCTGCTCCTCGAGGACGTAGGAGTTGTTCCGCCCCTGGAAGACGATTTCGTCCTCCACGGGGTCCCAGTAGAACGCCTGCCGGGTGACGACCCCGCCCATCTCCTTGGAGTACCCCTCGATCTCCTGGACCGAGGTGACCCGGCGCAACACGTCGTCGCCCTGCTTCACGCGGTTCTGGAACAGCGCCACGTCGCAGTTGTCCATGAACGTCTCCGGGACGTTGATCGGTTCCCCGGTGAACCGCTGGATCATCGAGACGATGTCGCTCGCGTGGAACGTCAACATTACGGGGTGACCGGTCTGGGCCGCCTGGAACGCCATCCGGCCCTCCTCACCGCGCACCTCACCGACGATGATGTAGTCGGGGCGCGAACGCAGGGCGGCCGCGACCAGGTCGAACATGTCCACGTCCGCGGAGTTCTCGCCCTGTCCCTCGCGCGTGAGCAACTGCTGCCAGGTGTCGTGTGGCGGCAGCACTTCGGCGGTGTCCTCTGCGGTGTAGATCTTCGAGTCCCGTGGGATGAACGCCATGATGGAGTTCAGCGTCGTGGTCTTCCCGGACGCCGTCTCCCCGACGACGAACACCGTCTGCTCGTTCTCCAGACAGAGCCAGAGGTACGCCGCGAGCTCCGGCGACAGTGTTCCCCACTTCGTGATCTGGCCGACCGACAGCGGCACCTCGTCGCCCTGGCGGATGGTAAGCGACGGCCCCTTCAGGGAGACGTCGTCGCTGTAGATTATGTTGACACGCGACCCGTCCGGAAGCGTCGAGTCCACGATGGGGTCGGAGTCCGACACAGGGTCGCCGATGCGCTCACCCATGTTCCGGAGCCAGCCGTCGAAATTCTCCTCGTCGCCGAAGTCGACGGTGGTTTCGAGCATCCCGAACGTGCCGTGGTCGACGTAGCAGTGGCTCGGCCCGATGACGTGGATGTCCTCGTTGAACGGGTCACGCATCACCGGTTCCAGCGGCCCGAACCCGACGATGTCGCGGTTCAACTGGTAGCGGATGTTCTCGTATGTTCCCTGAGAGACGGGGATGCGTCCGAGGCCGAACGCCTCCTCGAGTGCGTCCCTGACCAGCGGCATCGCCGCGCGCATCTGGGTCGCGGCCTGCTTCGGTGCGGTGGCGACCTGGCGAGCGCCAGCCTTCATCTGTTCGCTCGAGAGGTCGCTCGAATCCATCGACATCTGGCCGCGGGAGTTGCCGGCCATGCGGTCGGCGAGCGTCGACGAGTCGAAGTTCCGCACCAGCGACCCGAGGTTCCGCGGGAGCGTGCGCATCTGCTGGATGACACCGCCGCTGCCGTCGTCGTCGATGCGAACAGTCTCCTCCAGGAGTTCCTCGATGCGGTCGTCGTACTCCGCCTCCATCTCCGGAGCGGGTTTCGTCACCGACTTCTCGAGGATGCGCTCCCGGACGTTCCCGAACACCGCTGCTTCCGGACCCGAAAGCTCCGGTTCGATGGTGTAGTACTTGGTGTCTTTCCCCAGGTCGCCGTAGACGTGACAGAAGATGGGGCCGCCCACGGGGTAGAGCACGTTCGGCTTGTTGGCCTCCCACTCGTCGGTCGGTTCGTCGATGAGTTCCGGGAACTCGCCCGTGAACTGCTTGAACCGCTGGAGGTACTCGCCCAGATGGGTGTGGCGACTCGCGGTCTCCCGGAGTTCGTGCCCGATCTGTCTGCTCCCGTGGTCTGCCATGAACTCTCACT encodes:
- a CDS encoding nitroreductase family protein, coding for MSEAGQQPKSESDVEFPAAIEALRTRRSGHNFDPDTDLDTETLEAVVRDAAFAPSSYNLQPWEFVAISDDERLEELVDIAYGQEHILDAGTAILVGGHTDPKTADRVFEEWVEADRFDAETGEQVKEQTVAGYESERAGRDYAMRNASLAVQNLLLSAHARGLTATPMSGFDYEAAAEFVDMPEDTVPVVLVAIGPSGGEEPERLPRRDVDEVLHEETF
- a CDS encoding transcription initiation factor IIB family protein codes for the protein MTTDETGSETRTTRDATGLIDDAADALDVPDATAETATTVFRRHCDERDANPNSVHTTAAACLYVACKVERVPRTVEEVVDAADADRTLLLRRAKDVTSELGIDLSGFADASRYVERYATELDLPDGVAERANDIVACCEDAGIAGGKSPSGWAAAAVYNASVEADLGVRQDTLTGLADVTHVTIRNRYQEQREVLRAQNPPPETAVEAVDWYCEYLPVSGYVADAARNLLKDADDVDVDAAPAAWAAAALRRAGERAGSSIGMKALKTPAGCPAAAVHERERELR
- a CDS encoding carbon-nitrogen hydrolase family protein, with protein sequence MPTPTVAACQMAVADLDVSANLAAVGERLRALDARVDVAVFPEYALTGFVPDERVHDAALDRDDDELDRLAALANENDVDVLAGFVEDDGDAHYNTLGYVTPDGDRTFYRKRHRWSDERDVLEPGEDAITVETPVGTTGLVTCYDLNFVEVSAAFARKRVDALFVAGAWPGAYGQNWDLLLRARALDGVRWVVGCGRTGRRELPNARTVEYAGRSTVVRPDGAVHARLNRGERTLVADLDPEILDEQRAFIPVLDERS
- a CDS encoding ZIP family metal transporter, whose product is MDFLVALGFVFVAGLLTDLATGLGALPFFFVEDVSDRWRVGLWGLASGIMLAASGFGLLREGLAYGTPVEVGAGALAGVALVVVAHRVVEAYDFAPRDIAEGDFEKLVLIAGVLTVHSFPEGVAVGVSFADVGLEGGIPILGFSVPLLAVFITLAISIHNIPEGLAVSIPLHEQGMRRWKLVGVAVFTSLPQPIGAVIAFAFVEVARVFLPLGFGFAAGAMVFLVFHEFIPEAREAGATLPSNGTPELTAGLTAGVVGMMPLLFVV
- a CDS encoding MazG nucleotide pyrophosphohydrolase domain-containing protein, which produces MDEQDRVSAFLDEHNLHAPPAHRVLDLVSETGELAKDVNVATDYGENPGEATVQEDELGDALFCLLALADELDIDATGALDTALSKYDDRIEETDDAGSKD
- a CDS encoding chemotaxis protein CheW, with the translated sequence MTDDGTDVLVFSLEDGRYCIDIAHVDEIVDATEDVTPIPNAEENVVGVVDLRGETTTVVDPRVELDVDGSTDGNRIVVLSSEESTGLLVDDVHEVESVTPEDVDDAAETETSRGVVRRDDQFVVWVEPSALV
- a CDS encoding ArsR/SmtB family transcription factor, translating into MDPVEVLRVLGNKYNAEILQATHSPKSAQELSEELDIPIATSYRRIEELNDHDLLKMEGKELSDEGRRTKVYRRQIDELTIEFGVEETAVETTERTEAKNALVDVWSDLRTEG
- a CDS encoding DUF7521 family protein → MRSIEALYLAFSATLAAAGLSMVAFATRAYVNTGRDSMRHLSAGFGLVVAAAIGTTVAAFLTGFQNTRTLLTVNYFLTTTGYIFVMYSIVVAE
- the minD gene encoding cell division ATPase MinD; the protein is MNESGDGYVFAVASGKGGVGKTTTTTNLGVALAEDGFDVTVVDVDLGMANLSGLLGVDPEETLHDVLSGDASPMDAAYETHGVTLVPGSTALEQFAEADAKSLHRVVERFRDESDVVLLDAGAGLSYDIAMAMSVADGVLLVTTAEFSSLNDATKTGRLVGKLEKPVVGAVFTQTGDGGFDDVEGIAAALGTTNAVTASVPDDDAVKLATRKGAPVVSLRPDSPASRAYDRLAAKFADSIGIEPPEPEDEADDSAGFEWVDPETGEAEDDASEPEHAQTHGEDGPVYEIPLEDLISEAGLDENEAASERRVKLFDRVKSRFS
- the flaJ gene encoding archaellar assembly protein FlaJ; protein product: MATEDVEEQGTLEKLNLGDAVESIAESYRSMRMPASQYTAFIVVPSVVFFAASVAAVLLVTLPLFVAVPVPMLGLLCLVSAVLYPKIKQDQRKKRMEEQFHLFVTHMTVLSTTNIDRVEVFRRIGAEEEYGPLAEEARRIVQLIDGWNQSLDDACRMRAKKVPSKLVADFLDRLAYTINSGQSLESYLTSEQDAIIRNYATVYEGQLDNLQIMKDLYLSMVLSVTFALVFATVLPILSGTNPTMTVSSVVVMYSFVQFGFLYAIYTISPTDPLWYFPTDRTTSTEWRLRIATAVGGALSVALVVAEAAVLMEWTSVDPNSIPLPLYAAIPTTPLLIPGVAARIVESRVKERDEEFTSFIRALGASETARQTTTNRVLSTLRKKDFGALTGLIDDLYKRLNLRVDASAAWRHFTADAHSNLIQKFSEMYLVGRQMGGDPKHLGDLISGNMHEVLQLREQRTQAATTMVGVLYGITSAATFAFFIGLGVVSVLSGLNLDFSNSAFSFGSIIHTDVYDIQVIKYLLVLTVLVNSVLSSLTVRVVDGGHQVNAYIHFVLLTWISALIGAGTLELVGTLLSV